A window of Syntrophaceae bacterium genomic DNA:
GAAATCGGCGGTGTCCGTTTTTTCCTCCCGGTCCAGCCCGTAGGCCTTGCGAAAGACCTCCGTCAGACCTTCGGAACCCTGGAATCCCTGGCGCATCCAGGCCGTCACGTCCTCGAACTGCTGCCGGCCCCGGGCCAGGCCCAGGAAGTAGCGTCCCCAGAATTCGTAAAAGCTTCGATCCATCGGGTCACCTCCCAGGGGCATCCTTGATCATTCGGATGCAGGGTCTTTGTCCTCCCGGAATTTCTCTTTCCCGGAGAGGCCTCTCGATTTATTCCGCCTCTGACTCCGCCTCCAGATCGAGCTGGAAGCGGACGGGTCCCCGGTATCCCTTGCCGAAACGGGTATGGAGGGCGCAGGCGGAGTCGGGATCGGACCAGGACGTGGCGATGGCGCCGTGGCCCTTCGGGAAGGGCGTCACCTCCACGTCGTCGAGGTGGTCCAGAGGCGCCAGGGCTGCGTCGCGATCCACCAGGTCGTCCCCCTCGGCGTAGCAGATGAGCCAGCGGATTCCCTTCTCGCGAATGCCCCGCAGGTTGAGGGTTCTGCCGAAGAGCGTCACAGGCAACGTACCGTCGGTGGTGATGGGGATCGTATAGGAGTAAAAGCTGAGCCGAGTGATTCCCTCCGGCAGGTCATTCCGGTCATAGATCAACCAGTGGTTCATCGCCGCCGCCGTCTTGCCGATCCTCACGGGCCCGTCATCGCGCTGGAAATTCATCATGTCCCGGTAGAGGGTCACCAGGGGCGCTTCCTTGTCCATGCTCTTGAGCTTGTAGACCCAGCTCATGACCTTGCCGTCGACGATGCGGTTGCCGTTGGGCAGCCCCTTGACGGCGTAGTTCAGGTCCCGGAAGCGCGGCGGCAGGTGTTGCATGTACTCCACCAGCGATTTGCTCCGGGTGCCGTCCATGGGAGCGACGCAGGTGATCAGCGCGTCCGCCAGTCCGTCGAGTTCCCCCGACAGGATGTCCAGGAGGGCGATGAAGCCGCCCTGGCAAAAGCCGTTGAGCGTAACGGGGCGGCCGTGGGCGGCCTTCAGGGTCTCGCAGAAGCGCCGGGTGTCCAGGGCGTCGTCCTCTCCGGTCATGACCTGCACGGCCGGATTCGTCTCGATGTCCTTGAGGATCCGGATGTACGTCGGGACGCCCCGGTTGGCGAAGGCGTGGACGTAGCTCTTGTTTTCTCCGGGCAGGAAGGCCAGGATGTTGGGGCCCAGGACATAGGGGTGCATGATCAGGACGGGCTTGC
This region includes:
- a CDS encoding metal transporter → MISKSTAPDTIAEASFFITRDCRQRLSETHMELFAAFTETWRANTSLLKSVLTYPTGISVPLWESIRSLLDLQSEHCLRALETATHAVEAGQHYGVGVLAYLNEFMNPYWTALSSFSSLEKDKLVRTPLLQSAVDYFELLQFNTQIAEQGVKGTMSGLEDFHRREALRLGRAVLNSLLGKREEGLKDYSAGMARLMDALVYRYPEAIRAIEPEFGFHFDDGGYVLADETDRFFLYRVLPRDPAVKTRRSGKPVLIMHPYVLGPNILAFLPGENKSYVHAFANRGVPTYIRILKDIETNPAVQVMTGEDDALDTRRFCETLKAAHGRPVTLNGFCQGGFIALLDILSGELDGLADALITCVAPMDGTRSKSLVEYMQHLPPRFRDLNYAVKGLPNGNRIVDGKVMSWVYKLKSMDKEAPLVTLYRDMMNFQRDDGPVRIGKTAAAMNHWLIYDRNDLPEGITRLSFYSYTIPITTDGTLPVTLFGRTLNLRGIREKGIRWLICYAEGDDLVDRDAALAPLDHLDDVEVTPFPKGHGAIATSWSDPDSACALHTRFGKGYRGPVRFQLDLEAESEAE